The proteins below come from a single Rhizobium rhizoryzae genomic window:
- a CDS encoding BKACE family enzyme, with amino-acid sequence MTETLTTANGRRGVALAVAPNGGRHMKVDHAALPITPMELADCAQACLLAGASMIHLHVRNEAGRHCLDVQRYRAALDAVRTRVGDRLITQITTESLGLYQPVDQIDLIRTLRPEACSIALREIAPDAAHEIGFASLLEWMRRERVFPQIILYDATDVVRLQGMRQRGLIPASDIPVLFVLGRYTAGQQSAPGDLRQFMAVARQSPFAHWTVCAFGRDEAACAVAAALLGGHVRVGFENNFHLPDGTVAAENADLLRPVAGALQHLGRTLETAESQRAALEAIW; translated from the coding sequence ATGACCGAGACTTTAACGACGGCCAATGGCCGGCGAGGCGTTGCGCTCGCCGTGGCGCCAAACGGTGGCCGGCACATGAAAGTAGATCATGCTGCGCTCCCCATCACGCCGATGGAGCTTGCAGACTGTGCCCAGGCCTGCCTGCTCGCGGGAGCCAGCATGATCCACCTTCATGTGCGCAACGAGGCGGGCCGGCATTGTCTTGACGTGCAACGCTACAGGGCTGCGCTGGATGCGGTACGGACGCGGGTAGGCGATCGGCTCATCACCCAGATCACGACGGAATCCCTCGGTTTGTATCAGCCGGTCGACCAGATCGATCTCATTCGTACCCTCCGGCCGGAGGCGTGTTCGATTGCTCTGCGGGAGATCGCCCCGGATGCGGCGCATGAGATCGGATTTGCATCGCTTCTGGAATGGATGCGACGCGAGCGCGTGTTTCCGCAGATCATTTTGTACGATGCAACCGATGTGGTTCGATTGCAGGGGATGCGCCAGAGGGGACTTATTCCAGCGTCTGATATCCCGGTCCTCTTCGTGCTCGGACGTTATACGGCCGGTCAGCAATCTGCACCCGGAGATCTGCGCCAATTCATGGCAGTGGCGCGGCAGTCTCCCTTTGCGCACTGGACAGTCTGCGCTTTCGGTCGCGACGAGGCGGCCTGCGCAGTTGCGGCGGCGCTGCTGGGCGGTCACGTCCGCGTCGGCTTCGAGAACAACTTTCACCTGCCAGATGGCACGGTCGCAGCTGAAAATGCGGACTTGCTTCGCCCGGTTGCGGGAGCGTTGCAACATCTTGGACGCACTCTCGAAACGGCCGAAAGCCAGCGCGCCGCCTTGGAAGCGATCTGGTGA